A stretch of the Malus sylvestris chromosome 10, drMalSylv7.2, whole genome shotgun sequence genome encodes the following:
- the LOC126584490 gene encoding uncharacterized protein LOC126584490 — translation MSPFQAVYGYPPPSVSSNLPGSSLVHLVDITLRNRDTLLKQLMENIQVAQQRMCQQADKHRLERTFQIVSKNHCPKLAPHYYEPFQVVTRVGSIAYTLDLPPQSRIHPTFHVSLLKPKLDAHTVASATLPQVTSDGSLLWFPERILQRGMFKRANKAVTHWLIKGTRLLKHDATWEDTNSILSRFLDFEA, via the exons ATGTCACCCTTCCAGGCAGTTTATGGTTACCCTCCACCTTCTGTGTCCTCTAACCTTCCTGGTTCCTCGCTCGTGCACTTGGTCGATATCACTCTTCGAAACCGGGACACCTTACTCAAGCAACTCATGGAGAATATACAGGTGGCACAGCAGAGGATGTGTCAACAGGCGGATAAACATCGGTTGGAGCGCACTTTTCAAATAG TATCCAAAAATCACTGCCCAAAACTGGCTCCTCACTACTACGAGCCCTTCCAGGTTGTCACCAGAGTTGGATCGATTGCTTACACCTTGGACCTTCCCCCGCAATCACGTATTCACCCCACATTTCACGTCTCTCTACTTAAGCCCAAGCTCGATGCTCACACAGTTGCCTCTGCCACTCTTCCCCAGGTCACTTCTGATGGCTCTCTTCTGTGGTTCCCGGAACGAATTCTGCAACGTGGCATGTTCAAACGTGCCAACAAAGCGGTTACTCACTGGCTCATTAAGGGGACAAGACTGCTGAAGCATGATGCCACGTGGGAGGACACTAACTCTATCTTGAGCCGTTTTCTAGATTTTGAAGCCTGA
- the LOC126584606 gene encoding uncharacterized protein LOC126584606, whose product MASKARKKQIWCPQPLTPLMEGPDPEMQEEGGKKESSWEVIREWFRAQKGGPPSPGTNLSASGYGSGGTIPAKGQDLRLLLGVLGCPLAPIPQANDPIDHHLLHIKDIPFETSIAHYIIQQYLAATGCLKQQKCNKNMYASGSVKMVCCETEVSAGRNVKTLGTRSGENGCFVLWQMLPGMWSLELVVGGNKVVAGSDGKTVWRHTPWLGTHAAKGPQRPLRRLIQGLDPKSTASLFAKAQCLGEKRIGDDDCFVLKVSADRAAVMERSEGPAEVIRHALYGYFCQKSGLLIYLEDSHLTRVETPESETVYWETTIGSSIADYRDVDGVLIAHQGRSIATVFRCGEVSMEYTRTRMEEAWSIDDVVFNVPGLSMDCFIAPADVFDSTLPSP is encoded by the exons ATGGCTTCTAAAGCAAGGAAGAAGCAGATATGGTGTCCACAGCCACTGACGCCGCTCATGGAAGGGCCAGACCCGGAAATGCAAGAGGAAGGTGGGAAAAAGGAGAGCTCTTGGGAAGTCATTCGTGAATGGTTTAGGGCACAAAAGGGTGGTCCTCCTAGTCCCGGGACTAATTTGTCAGCCTCGGGATATGGCAGTGGTGGTACTATTCCAGCCAAAGGACAAGACTTGAGGCTCTTGCTTGGTGTTTTAGGCTGTCCTCTTGCTCCAATCCCGCAAGCCAATGACCCAATTGATCATCACCTCCTTCACATTAAAGACATCCCATTT GAAACTTCTATAGCGCATTACATTATACAGCAGTATTTGGCAGCCACGGGGTGCTTGAAGCAACAGAAGTGTAACAAAAACATGTATGCAAGTGGGAGCGTGAAGATGGTTTGCTGTGAAACGGAGGTTTCTGCAGGAAGAAATGTGAAGACTTTGGGAACAAGAAGTGGGGAAAACGGGTGCTTTGTTCTTTGGCAAATGTTGCCTGGAATGTGGTCTTTGGAGTTGGTCGTTGGAGGCAACAAGGTGGTGGCTGGTAGTGATGGCAAGACGGTTTGGAGGCACACCCCTTGGCTGGGTACTCATGCAGCCAAAGGCCCCCAGCGCCCGTTGCGCCGCCTCATACAG GGCCTAGATCCGAAAAGCACAGCAAGCTTGTTCGCCAAGGCACAGTGCTTGGGAGAGAAAAGAATCGGAGATGATGATTGCTTTGTACTAAAAGTCTCCGCCGATCGAGCGGCTGTGATGGAAAGAAGTGAGGGTCCGGCAGAGGTGATCCGACATGCGTTGTATGGATATTTTTGCCAAAAGAGTGGCCTCCTCATTTATTTAGAGGACTCACACCTCACCAGAGTTGAAACCCCAGAAAGTGAAACTGTGTACTGGGAGACCACCATAGGAAGCAGCATTGCTGACTATAGGGATGTCGATGGTGTGCTCATTGCTCATCAGGGCCGCTCAATCGCCACAGTTTTCCGGTGTGGTGAGGTGTCGATGGAGTACACAAGGACTAGGATGGAAGAAGCTTGGAGCATTGATGATGTTGTGTTTAATGTACCAGGGCTTTCCATGGACTGTTTCATTGCTCCTGCCGATGTATTTGATAGTACTCTACCATCACCATGA